A stretch of Alkalicella caledoniensis DNA encodes these proteins:
- a CDS encoding glycosyltransferase — translation MITILCSGSRGDFQPYVALAQELKKMGKDVRITASKSFKGFIQNYGIDVYPIEADIETLNVDPKLLEAAGSSDNPLKMLLTFNKMKEYGVHMVNDYYSACEGSELIIYHPGCSIGYFAAQKFGIPSVIASPFPMHKTSEYLSVVMYGKSPSNPITKSISYTMLQGMLWMASKDSVKGFWKEKFGKLPENFGCPFEKHNDLMHPAIVSCSNFVFERPNDWNKNIHQYGYWFVEEPSEYIPDTKLTKFLDKGEKPVYIGFGSMTSLGKHKELAELAVDAINKTGKRGIICGMGTPPNITDNILVIDSIPHSWLFDKVSAVCHHGGAGTTAAGFKAGVPSVIVPFSNDQFAWAHRAYDLGVAAKPLPKKSVTSNILANAIQYALSDDIVKNAKHLGSKIASENGASDCANVIMECLRR, via the coding sequence ATGATTACTATTCTTTGTTCAGGTTCACGAGGAGATTTTCAGCCATATGTAGCACTTGCGCAGGAACTTAAGAAAATGGGAAAGGATGTACGCATCACAGCAAGTAAGAGCTTTAAGGGCTTTATTCAAAATTATGGGATAGATGTTTACCCAATTGAGGCTGATATTGAAACCCTTAATGTGGATCCGAAGCTTCTTGAAGCAGCAGGATCATCAGATAATCCCCTAAAGATGCTTTTGACTTTTAACAAAATGAAGGAATATGGAGTCCATATGGTAAACGACTACTACTCAGCTTGTGAGGGAAGTGAGTTGATTATCTATCATCCCGGGTGTTCAATTGGATATTTTGCAGCTCAAAAATTTGGAATCCCATCAGTCATAGCATCGCCATTTCCTATGCACAAAACAAGTGAGTACTTGTCAGTTGTTATGTATGGAAAATCACCTTCAAATCCTATAACTAAATCGATTAGTTACACTATGCTTCAAGGAATGTTATGGATGGCATCTAAAGATTCTGTTAAAGGCTTCTGGAAAGAAAAATTCGGAAAACTACCAGAAAATTTTGGTTGTCCTTTTGAAAAACACAATGACTTAATGCATCCAGCTATAGTATCATGCAGTAACTTTGTGTTTGAGCGACCTAACGATTGGAATAAAAACATACATCAATATGGCTATTGGTTTGTCGAGGAACCGAGTGAGTATATACCTGATACTAAGCTAACTAAGTTCCTGGACAAAGGTGAGAAACCTGTTTATATTGGTTTTGGTAGCATGACATCATTAGGAAAACATAAAGAATTAGCTGAGCTTGCAGTAGATGCAATCAACAAAACTGGTAAGCGAGGAATTATCTGCGGAATGGGTACTCCTCCAAACATAACTGATAACATATTAGTTATAGATAGTATCCCTCATTCATGGTTATTCGATAAAGTATCAGCTGTATGTCATCATGGTGGGGCAGGTACTACTGCAGCTGGCTTCAAAGCAGGAGTTCCTAGCGTGATAGTCCCCTTTTCAAATGATCAATTTGCTTGGGCGCATCGTGCATACGATCTTGGTGTTGCTGCAAAGCCACTTCCTAAAAAATCAGTCACGTCTAATATTCTTGCCAATGCAATTCAGTATGCACTGAGTGATGATATTGTAAAGAATGCAAAACACCTTGGAAGTAAGATTGCATCCGAAAATGGTGCAAGTGATTGCGCCAATGTCATAATGGAATGTCTTCGGAGGTAA
- a CDS encoding TetR/AcrR family transcriptional regulator — protein MNKRTEITAQTKQNLMDAFWNLYCEKRIEKITVKEITNKAGYNRGTFYEYFTDVYNVLDEIENSLIPSLDELPVIVN, from the coding sequence ATGAATAAAAGAACGGAAATTACTGCACAGACAAAACAAAATCTCATGGATGCCTTTTGGAACTTATATTGTGAAAAAAGAATTGAAAAAATTACTGTTAAAGAAATCACAAATAAAGCGGGATATAATCGGGGAACTTTCTATGAGTACTTCACAGATGTTTATAATGTACTGGATGAAATTGAAAACTCACTAATTCCTTCTCTTGATGAGTTGCCTGTAATTGTCAACTGA